In Bacillus sp. KH172YL63, one genomic interval encodes:
- a CDS encoding thiolase family protein: MREVVIVEGVRTPVGRRKGLLNDMRPDELAGEVLAELVKRAGIDAALIEDVILGCVTQSGEQAGDIARVAALIAGFPIEVPGTTIDRQCGSSQQAVHFASQAILAGDMDVVIAGGVENMSRVPMGSNYQDAVPFSPKLKSRYEVIHQGLSAERIAEKYGFSRAELDAFAAESHRRALRAQKEGYFKREIMPLEVTLENGETTTVTEDSGPREGTTEEVLSGLKTVFKEDGVIHAGNSSQISDGAAVLLLMSREKAEELGLKPRFKVHTRVVVGSDPTLMLTGPIPATEKVLKKSGLSLDEIDVFEVNEAFAPVTMAWLKETGADSAKCNPNGGAIALGHPLGASGARLMISMMHELERTGGRYGLQTMCEGHGMANATIIERLN; encoded by the coding sequence ATGCGGGAAGTTGTGATTGTGGAAGGGGTACGGACCCCCGTTGGTAGAAGAAAAGGATTGTTAAACGATATGAGGCCGGATGAACTGGCTGGAGAGGTGCTGGCAGAACTTGTGAAGCGTGCGGGCATCGATGCGGCGCTCATCGAAGATGTGATACTCGGATGCGTCACCCAGTCAGGCGAACAGGCAGGGGATATTGCCCGTGTGGCTGCGCTGATTGCAGGCTTTCCGATCGAGGTGCCTGGTACGACGATTGACAGACAATGCGGTTCGAGTCAGCAGGCCGTTCATTTCGCTTCCCAGGCGATTCTTGCAGGAGATATGGACGTGGTCATTGCAGGCGGTGTCGAAAATATGTCGAGGGTGCCGATGGGATCGAATTATCAGGATGCCGTCCCGTTCAGCCCGAAGCTAAAAAGCCGTTATGAAGTCATCCACCAGGGATTGTCTGCAGAACGGATCGCAGAGAAATACGGATTCAGCCGGGCAGAGCTGGATGCATTCGCCGCTGAAAGCCACCGTCGTGCATTGAGAGCCCAGAAAGAGGGGTATTTCAAAAGGGAGATCATGCCCCTTGAGGTGACGCTTGAAAATGGGGAGACGACTACGGTGACCGAGGACTCTGGCCCACGTGAAGGGACGACCGAGGAAGTGCTTTCAGGATTGAAGACGGTATTTAAAGAAGACGGGGTCATCCATGCCGGGAACTCCAGCCAGATCAGCGATGGAGCGGCTGTCCTTTTATTGATGAGCCGTGAGAAAGCGGAAGAACTGGGCTTAAAACCACGCTTCAAAGTACACACCCGTGTAGTGGTGGGATCAGATCCTACTCTGATGCTGACGGGGCCGATCCCGGCAACGGAGAAAGTATTGAAGAAATCTGGCCTGTCACTTGATGAAATAGATGTCTTCGAGGTGAATGAAGCGTTCGCGCCGGTGACGATGGCGTGGCTGAAGGAAACAGGCGCAGATTCTGCCAAGTGCAACCCGAACGGCGGGGCGATTGCCCTCGGTCATCCACTCGGCGCAAGCGGTGCGCGACTGATGATTTCGATGATGCACGAGCTTGAAAGAACAGGTGGCCGATACGGGCTGCAGACGATGTGTGAGGGGCACGGAATGGCAAATGCGACAATCATCGAGCGGTTGAATTAA
- a CDS encoding acyl-CoA dehydrogenase family protein, producing MEHLYLTDDHEIFRKSLRKFLEKEAYPYYDQWEEERMIPRSFWTKMGEQGFLCPDIDEEYGGSGVDWGFSVIINEEIERVGSGLVGIGLHNDIVVPYITAFGTGEQKKRWLPKCTTGEFITAIAMTEPGTGSDLANIKTTAVLDGDHYVLNGAKTFITNGIHSDLIIVACKTDPKANPKHKGVSLLVVERDAPGFSRGRKLNKVGLHSQDTAELIFEDCIVPKENLLGEEGKGFLYLMDKLQQERLLVAIAAQVASEVMLGQTIEYVKSRDAFGKPVSKFQNTQFKIAEMATDIEMGRSFLDQLIKAHIDGEDIVTKVSMAKWKLTDSAKRIAGECMQLHGGYGYMEEYEIARRFRDIPVASIYAGTNEIMKTIIAKNLGL from the coding sequence ATGGAACATTTATATTTAACGGATGATCATGAAATCTTCCGCAAGTCATTACGGAAATTTTTAGAGAAAGAGGCCTACCCTTACTATGATCAGTGGGAGGAGGAGCGGATGATTCCCCGCTCCTTCTGGACAAAGATGGGGGAGCAGGGATTCCTTTGCCCGGATATAGACGAAGAATACGGGGGGAGCGGGGTTGACTGGGGATTCTCGGTCATCATCAACGAAGAGATTGAGCGGGTCGGCTCAGGCCTTGTCGGAATCGGACTTCATAATGATATCGTCGTTCCTTATATCACCGCGTTTGGGACCGGGGAGCAAAAGAAGCGCTGGCTGCCGAAATGCACCACCGGGGAGTTCATTACGGCAATTGCGATGACAGAACCCGGTACCGGATCGGATCTTGCGAATATCAAGACGACCGCTGTCCTCGATGGTGACCATTACGTGCTCAACGGTGCGAAAACGTTCATCACCAACGGGATCCATTCAGACCTTATCATTGTTGCCTGTAAAACCGATCCGAAGGCGAATCCGAAACATAAGGGAGTCAGTCTGCTGGTTGTGGAACGGGATGCTCCCGGATTTTCGAGGGGTAGGAAGCTGAATAAGGTCGGCCTTCACTCTCAGGATACAGCGGAACTGATTTTTGAAGACTGTATCGTACCGAAAGAGAACCTTCTTGGAGAAGAAGGAAAAGGGTTCCTTTATCTGATGGATAAGCTGCAGCAGGAACGCCTGCTTGTGGCAATTGCTGCACAGGTGGCGTCTGAAGTGATGCTCGGGCAGACGATTGAATATGTGAAAAGCCGGGATGCATTCGGTAAGCCGGTGAGTAAATTCCAGAATACCCAGTTCAAAATTGCCGAAATGGCGACAGATATCGAAATGGGAAGAAGCTTCCTCGATCAGTTGATCAAGGCGCACATTGACGGGGAGGATATCGTGACGAAGGTGTCGATGGCAAAATGGAAGCTGACCGACAGTGCGAAGCGAATCGCCGGTGAGTGCATGCAGCTACACGGCGGTTACGGTTATATGGAAGAATACGAGATTGCAAGGCGATTCAGGGATATTCCCGTCGCAAGCATATATGCAGGAACGAATGAAATCATGAAAACGATCATTGCCAAGAACTTAGGTTTATAG
- a CDS encoding class I adenylate-forming enzyme family protein, whose amino-acid sequence MDIGSYLEQNARKKKDKVAIKCEGRTYTYKQFNEEVNKLAHGLLALGIEKGDKMALMMKNSDQYVLAFFAGAKIGAVVVPVNFRLTASEVHYILEQSEAAVVFCDGEFEETVTSAREGTSVLHVITTGAPGVVGHHAFDSIVSDNGENPAIEVRDDDDLEILYTSGTTGRPKGALFDHKRIFNVGLTMMISMGINEEETILHIAPLFHSAQLNLFLISGVVLGATHVIHRDFHPVTTLEAIEKHRITHFFGVPAMYNFMLQVPNASSYDLSSIKRCGYGAAPMAPEIVRKSMELFKTDQFYNLCGLTEAGPGGILLDPEGHRTHFGKGGKAAFLTEARVVNEEGKDIVPGAVGEFVVKGESLMKEYYKKPEETAKTLKDGWLYTGDLATIDEEGYITLVDRKKDMIISGGENVYSIEVEEVLYEHPSVLEAAIIGLPDDTWGEAVCAVIVPKPGASIDEQEMKAFCRQKLAGYKIPRRIFVEESLPRNASGKILKYQLRQSLNTVGQ is encoded by the coding sequence ATGGATATCGGTTCTTATTTGGAGCAGAATGCGAGAAAGAAGAAAGACAAGGTGGCCATCAAGTGTGAGGGCAGAACGTACACGTATAAGCAGTTCAATGAAGAAGTGAATAAACTGGCACATGGACTCCTGGCACTCGGCATTGAAAAAGGGGACAAAATGGCCCTGATGATGAAAAATTCCGATCAGTATGTTCTCGCATTCTTCGCCGGTGCGAAGATCGGGGCAGTCGTCGTCCCGGTCAACTTCAGGCTGACGGCTTCTGAGGTTCATTATATTCTCGAACAGTCGGAAGCAGCAGTCGTGTTCTGTGACGGGGAATTCGAAGAAACCGTCACATCTGCAAGGGAAGGGACTTCGGTTCTGCATGTGATCACCACGGGCGCTCCGGGTGTCGTCGGTCATCACGCCTTTGACTCAATCGTGAGTGATAACGGAGAAAATCCTGCGATAGAAGTCAGGGACGATGATGACCTGGAAATCCTCTACACATCAGGAACGACCGGCAGACCAAAGGGGGCTTTATTCGACCATAAGCGGATATTCAATGTCGGATTGACGATGATGATCAGCATGGGCATTAATGAAGAAGAGACGATCCTTCATATCGCCCCATTATTCCATTCAGCCCAGTTGAATCTGTTCCTCATTTCAGGGGTTGTGTTAGGCGCGACCCACGTCATCCACCGTGACTTCCATCCGGTAACCACGCTTGAAGCGATAGAGAAGCACCGCATCACCCATTTCTTCGGGGTGCCGGCGATGTATAACTTCATGCTGCAAGTGCCGAATGCTTCTTCCTATGATCTTTCTTCCATTAAACGATGCGGATACGGTGCGGCACCTATGGCACCGGAAATCGTCAGGAAGTCGATGGAATTGTTCAAGACCGATCAATTTTACAACCTCTGCGGTTTGACAGAAGCAGGTCCAGGCGGGATTCTCCTCGATCCTGAAGGGCACCGTACCCATTTTGGCAAAGGAGGGAAAGCGGCGTTCCTGACAGAAGCAAGGGTTGTGAATGAAGAAGGGAAAGACATTGTCCCGGGTGCGGTCGGCGAATTCGTCGTAAAGGGTGAATCCCTCATGAAGGAGTATTATAAGAAGCCGGAAGAAACGGCGAAAACGCTGAAAGACGGCTGGCTGTATACAGGCGACCTAGCGACCATTGATGAAGAAGGATATATCACCCTCGTGGACCGGAAGAAGGATATGATCATTTCAGGCGGTGAAAATGTCTATTCCATCGAAGTCGAGGAAGTGCTGTATGAGCATCCATCCGTACTTGAGGCAGCAATTATTGGACTGCCTGATGATACGTGGGGAGAAGCAGTATGCGCAGTCATCGTGCCAAAGCCCGGGGCTTCGATCGATGAACAGGAGATGAAAGCTTTCTGCCGTCAGAAGCTTGCAGGATACAAGATTCCAAGAAGGATCTTCGTCGAAGAATCACTTCCGAGGAATGCATCAGGGAAAATATTAAAATATCAATTGCGGCAGTCGCTGAATACAGTCGGACAATAA